A window of the Kazachstania africana CBS 2517 chromosome 10, complete genome genome harbors these coding sequences:
- the DUG1 gene encoding metallodipeptidase (similar to Saccharomyces cerevisiae DUG1 (YFR044C); ancestral locus Anc_3.555), whose product MSLDQKFEKIFKKVDELKPQFIDVLAKAIEIPAVSSDESLRPMVVKKAHFLADQLKSLGFSDIQLRELGTQPPPVNDPKLQLPPVVLARYGNDPAKKTVLVYGHYDVQPAAKEDGWDSEPFTLVVDEEKQLLKGRGSTDDTGPLTGWLHVVRSHQEAGIEFPVNLITCFEGMEESGSLGLDDLIAVEADKYFKDVDTVCISDNYWLGTKKPVLTYGLRGCNYYQVTINGPHADLHSGVFGGIIAEPMIDLVQVMGTLVDSQGKIKIEGIEEMVAPVTEKEHEIYEKIDFSVEELNAASGSNTSLYKKKEDILMHRWRFPSLSIHGVEGAFAGQGAKTVIPAKVVGKFSIRTVPDIDSEKLTKIVVEHCEREFAKLNSPNTCKAELIHDGNYWVSDPFNASFTAAAKATKVVYGVEPDLTREGGSIPITLSFEEKLKTNVMLLPMGRGDDGAHSINEKLDISNFVNGIKIMSAYLHYYAESPEK is encoded by the coding sequence ATGTCTCTTGATCAAAAAttcgaaaaaattttcaaaaaagtgGATGAATTGAAACCACAATTCATTGATGTCTTAGCTAAAGCTATTGAAATCCCAGCTGTCTCCAGTGATGAGTCCTTGAGACCAATGGTCGTTAAGAAAGCTCATTTCTTAGCTGACCAATTGAAGTCCCTTGGCTTCTCTGACATTCAATTAAGGGAGTTAGGTACTCAACCACCTCCTGTGAATGATCCAAAACTACAATTACCTCCTGTCGTTTTAGCTCGTTACGGTAACGACCCAGCAAAGAAGACTGTCCTTGTCTACGGTCATTACGACGTTCAGCCAGCTGCTAAGGAAGATGGCTGGGACTCTGAACCATTCACATTAGTCGTCGACGAGGAAAAACAATTATTGAAAGGTAGAGGCTCTACAGATGACACTGGTCCATTAACCGGTTGGTTACACGTTGTCAGATCCCACCAAGAAGCAGGTATCGAATTCCCAGTCAATTTGATCACTTGTTTCGAAGGTATGGAAGAATCTGGTTCTTTGGGTCttgatgatttgattgCTGTTGAAGCTGACAAATACTTCAAGGATGTCGACACTGTCTGTATCTCTGATAATTACTGGTTAGGTACTAAGAAGCCAGTGTTAACCTACGGTTTAAGAGGTTGCAACTACTACCAAGTCACCATTAATGGTCCACATGCCGATTTACATTCTGGTGTCTTTGGTGGTATTATTGCCGAACCAATGATCGATTTAGTCCAAGTTATGGGTACTTTAGTTGATTCTCAAGGTAAGATCAAGATCGAAGgtattgaagaaatggTCGCCCCAGTTACTGAAAAGGAACatgaaatttatgaaaagaTCGATTTCAGtgttgaagaattaaatgCTGCGAGTGGCTCAAACACTAGCTTatacaagaagaaggaagaCATTCTAATGCACAGATGGAGATTCCCATCTCTATCCATTCATGGTGTTGAAGGTGCTTTCGCCGGTCAAGGTGCAAAGACTGTCATTCCAGCTAAAGTTGTTGGTAAATTCTCCATCAGGACCGTCCCAGATATTGACTCTGAGAAATTAACAAAGATAGTTGTTGAACATTGTGAAAGAGAATTCGCTAAATTAAATTCACCAAACACTTGTAAGGCTGAATTGATCCACGATGGTAACTACTGGGTTTCTGATCCATTCAACGCTTCTTTCACTGCTGCTGCCAAGGCTACCAAAGTCGTTTACGGTGTTGAACCAGATCTCACAAGAGAAGGTGGTTCTATCCCAATCACTTTATCCttcgaagaaaaattaaagacCAACGTCATGTTATTACCAATGGGTAGAGGTGATGATGGTGCTCATTCTATTAACGAAAAATTAGATATCAGCAACTTCGTCAACGGTATCAAGATCATGTCTGCTTACTTACACTACTATGCTGAATCTCCAGAAAAATGA
- the IRC6 gene encoding Irc6p (similar to Saccharomyces cerevisiae YFR043C; ancestral locus Anc_3.550), producing MSQVPRNKILIVFSSETSDTTKKDILSKIFVQIEKERLNDNIIKHIQWETKYYRAELDLYVDQYDTLSEWIKELLSEESTPLLEVLAGVIVIDDADITEHKGKFDQISTKIHDDSFLLRCINSEKIQDSQDEVLNDVLETVHLGSLGTVNEFGEKLGIERIKEILDTHAWDQDVVELLQDDQMKRHRTHVEDIDAIVKKLEEAKLQYQDLSATEMKEADLYALEIAEEIARSI from the coding sequence atgAGTCAAGTCCCCAGAAATAAGATTCTCATAGTTTTCAGTAGTGAGACAAGTGATACAACGAAGAAGGACATACTTTCCAAGATCTTTGTAcagattgaaaaagaacGGTTGAACgataatataataaaacaTATTCAATGGGAGACGAAATACTACAGAGCAGAATTAGACTTGTACGTGGACCAATACGATACTTTGAGCGAATGGATAAAAGAATTGCTATCAGAGGAGAGTACTCCGTTGCTTGAAGTACTTGCAGGTGTAATAGTTATCGATGATGCCGATATTACTGAGCATAAGGGCAAGTTCGATCAGATTAGTACCAAAATACATGATGACTCGTTTTTACTACGGTGTATCAATTCAgagaaaattcaagataGCCAAGATGAGGTTCTAAACGACGTACTGGAGACAGTGCACTTAGGAAGTCTAGGAACTGTCAATGAATTTGGTGAAAAGCTTggcattgaaagaataaaaGAGATTTTGGACACACACGCATGGGATCAAGATGTGGTAGAGCTTTTGCAAGACGATCAAATGAAGCGTCACAGGACGCATGTGGAAGATATCGATGCGATAGTTAAGAAATTGGAAGAAGCCAAATTGCAATATCAAGATTTGTCTGCCACCgaaatgaaagaagcaGATTTATACGCTCTTGAAATAGCAGAAGAAATAGCAAGATCTATATGA
- the KEG1 gene encoding Keg1p (similar to Saccharomyces cerevisiae YFR042W; ancestral locus Anc_3.549): MAFTRFTHKLYQYYQLSTSFCFAALFARWLILIILASSRFLPGGIHEFLMGLLLYASVGELFWLLKFRGFKRAVLSSTFVKDLNFLYVILVLHFYDDYEHALVLKNHSYSVFIASLGLSQAYAHWTQLFKRQGMKKNTIIWKIVTYVILPTLYCSEFYLLLLNVQNLNFHSTPTLDVINKLVLVTYFPIALTIFKKHFY, translated from the coding sequence ATGGCATTTACACGATTCACCCATAAGCTATATCAATACTATCAACTCTCAACGAGTTTTTGTTTCGCTGCTCTTTTTGCTAGATGGCTAATTTTGATCATTTTGGCAAGTTCAAGGTTCTTACCAGGTGGGATCCACGAATTTTTGATGGGCTTATTACTCTATGCCTCTGTGGGTGAGTTGTTTTGGTTGCTTAAATTCAGAGGATTCAAAAGAGCTGTGTTATCCAGCACTTTTGTCAAGGATTTGAACTTTTTATATGTGATTCTCGTGTTACACTTCTATGACGATTATGAGCATGCTTTAGTCCTCAAAAATCACAGTTATTCGGTATTTATAGCCTCATTGGGGTTGTCTCAAGCATATGCTCATTGGACACAGTTGTTCAAACGTCAGGGcatgaagaagaataccATAATTTGGAAGATCGTCACTTACGTTATTCTTCCTACTCTGTATTGTAGTGAGTTTTATTTACTACTCTTAAACGTTCAGAATCTAAATTTCCATTCTACTCCTACATTAGATGTGATTAACAAACTTGTGCTGGTGACGTACTTCCCAATTGCATTAACAATATTCAAGAAGcatttttattag
- the ERJ5 gene encoding Erj5p (similar to Saccharomyces cerevisiae ERJ5 (YFR041C); ancestral locus Anc_3.548), with protein sequence MLTTDIRSSFLICVVCLMTVVFAFSAQEVEIFKLQNEIAKRYGETIDFYKLLKITNKATSREITKNLRKLSKKYHPDKNPKYRKLYERLNLATQILADDTRRKTYDYYLKNGFPDYDFSKGGFFFNRVQPKTWIILSFVYVAISVIHYIILRLQYKSDVRRIQFFINQCKDQDDTSGLGEKRLSFKQHEEDEAKELIVRFGDVYIIEEDGKTETLISPDTISTPTIFDSAFFRLPGWFYNKTIGKFFDRSLQKDGKKLGTKKDN encoded by the coding sequence ATGTTGACTACAGATATAAGATCGAGCTTTCTAATATGTGTTGTCTGCTTGATGACTGTTGTGTTTGCCTTCTCAGCTCAAGAAgttgaaatattcaaattacaaaatgaaataGCCAAAAGATATGGTGAAACTATAGACTTTTACAAGCTATTGAAGATCACAAACAAGGCTACTAGTCGTGAAATTACCAAGAATCTTAGAAAGCTATCAAAGAAGTACCATCCTGATAAAAACCCCAAATATAGAAAGTTATACGAACGTCTCAATCTAGCTACTCAGATTCTAGCTGATGATACACGTAGGAAGACCTACGATtactatttgaaaaatggattcCCAGATTATGACTTTAGTAAAGGTGggtttttcttcaacaggGTGCAGCCAAAGACGTGGATAATCTTGTCATTTGTTTATGTTGCTATCAGTGTTATTCACTATATTATCTTAAGACTGCAATATAAGTCAGACGTTAGACGTATCCAATTCTTCATTAACCAGTGCAAAGATCAGGACGATACCAGCGGTTTGGGCGAAAAAAGACTGTCTTTCAAACAGCatgaggaagatgaagCTAAAGAACTGATTGTTAGGTTTGGTGATGTTTATATCATTGAAGAAGACGGTAAGACGGAGACGTTGATTTCACCTGACACAATCAGCACcccaacaatttttgacaGTGCCTTCTTCAGGTTGCCAGGCTGGTTTTATAACAAAACCATTGGTAAATTCTTCGACAGATCTTTACAGAAGGATGGCAAGAAATTAGGTACTAAGAAGGATAattag